From the genome of Streptomyces sp. NBC_00659, one region includes:
- a CDS encoding DNA translocase FtsK, translating to MASRQSAAKKPPAKKAAAPTKAPAKKAPAKKAPVKKAAAGKAPAKRAAAKKPAPPPAPNPTAGVYRLVRALWLGIAHAVGAGFRGIGRGAKGLDPAHRKDGLALLLIGLALIVAAGTWSNLRGPVGDLVEMLVTGAFGRLDLLVPILLALIAARLIRHPEQPDANGRIVIGLSALTIGVLGQVHIACGSPARSDGMQAIRDAGGLIGWGSATPLTYTMGDVLAVPLLVLLTIFGLLVVTATPVNAIPQRLRLLGQKLGIVQADFDEDAFREDEERYDEQWREGIAGRSGGRTRAPESYDPDSVEQEALTRRRSRPRRPGAQQPDMNRPMDAVDVAAAAAAALDGAVLHGMPPSPLVADLTQGVSVERDGYEETAPVPAARAKVVPGAKRPKQEALPVESVVPDLTKAAPDAPRELPPRAEQLQLSGDITYALPSLDLLERGGPGKTRSAANDTVVDSLRQVFAEFKVDADVTGFTRGPTVTRYEVTLGPAVKVERITALTKNIAYAVASPDVRIISPIPGKSAVGIEIPNTDREMVNLGDVLRLADAAEDDHPMLVALGKDVEGGYVMANLAKMPHVLVAGATGSGKSSCINCLITSVMVRATPEDVRMVLVDPKRVELTAYEGIPHLITPIITNPKRAAEALQWVVREMDLRYDDLAAFGFRHIDDFNEAIRNGKVKLPEGSERELTPYPYLLVIVDELADLMMVAPRDVEDSIVRITQLARAAGIHLVLATQRPSVDVVTGLIKANVPSRLAFATSSLADSRVILDQPGAEKLIGKGDGLFLPMGANKPTRMQGAFVTEGEVAAIVQHCKDQMAPVFRDDVTVGTKQKKEIDEDIGDDLDLLCAAAELVVSTQFGSTSMLQRKLRVGFAKAGRLMDLMESRGIVGPSEGSKARDVLVKADELDGVLAVMRGEAEA from the coding sequence ATGGCCTCACGTCAGTCCGCAGCCAAGAAGCCGCCCGCGAAGAAGGCGGCCGCTCCGACGAAGGCTCCGGCGAAGAAGGCCCCGGCGAAAAAAGCTCCCGTGAAGAAGGCGGCCGCCGGCAAGGCGCCCGCCAAGAGGGCCGCCGCGAAGAAGCCCGCCCCCCCGCCGGCGCCCAACCCGACCGCGGGTGTGTACAGACTCGTACGCGCCCTGTGGCTGGGCATCGCCCATGCCGTCGGAGCCGGCTTCCGCGGGATAGGGCGCGGCGCCAAGGGGCTCGACCCGGCGCACCGCAAGGACGGACTCGCGCTCCTGCTGATCGGTCTCGCGCTGATCGTCGCGGCGGGTACGTGGTCCAACCTGCGCGGTCCCGTCGGCGATCTCGTCGAGATGCTCGTCACCGGCGCCTTCGGCCGCCTCGACCTCCTCGTCCCGATACTTCTCGCCCTGATCGCGGCGCGGCTCATCCGGCACCCCGAGCAGCCCGACGCGAACGGCCGGATCGTGATCGGTCTGTCGGCGCTCACGATCGGCGTGCTCGGGCAGGTGCACATCGCGTGCGGTTCGCCGGCGCGCAGCGACGGGATGCAGGCGATAAGGGACGCCGGCGGGCTCATCGGCTGGGGGTCGGCCACCCCGCTGACGTACACGATGGGTGACGTCCTGGCCGTACCGCTCCTGGTGCTGCTCACGATCTTCGGGCTGCTGGTCGTCACGGCGACCCCGGTCAACGCGATTCCGCAGCGGCTGCGGCTGCTCGGACAGAAGCTCGGCATCGTCCAGGCCGACTTCGACGAGGACGCGTTCCGTGAGGACGAGGAGCGCTACGACGAGCAGTGGCGTGAGGGGATCGCTGGGCGCTCCGGCGGGCGCACGCGCGCCCCCGAGTCGTACGACCCCGACAGTGTCGAGCAGGAGGCGCTCACCAGGCGCCGGAGCCGCCCCCGGCGGCCCGGCGCGCAGCAGCCCGACATGAACCGGCCGATGGACGCCGTGGACGTCGCGGCGGCCGCCGCCGCGGCGCTGGACGGCGCCGTGCTGCACGGGATGCCACCCTCGCCGCTGGTCGCCGATCTGACGCAGGGCGTCAGCGTGGAACGCGACGGGTACGAGGAGACGGCACCGGTGCCTGCCGCCCGCGCCAAGGTCGTCCCGGGCGCCAAGCGGCCCAAGCAGGAGGCCCTGCCGGTCGAGTCCGTCGTGCCCGACCTCACCAAGGCCGCGCCCGACGCCCCGCGCGAGCTGCCCCCGCGCGCGGAACAGCTCCAGCTCTCCGGGGACATCACCTACGCGCTGCCCTCCCTGGACCTCCTGGAGCGCGGCGGCCCCGGCAAGACCCGCAGCGCCGCCAACGACACGGTCGTCGACTCCCTGCGTCAGGTCTTCGCCGAGTTCAAGGTGGACGCCGACGTCACGGGCTTCACCCGCGGACCGACGGTCACGCGGTACGAGGTCACGCTCGGCCCCGCCGTGAAGGTCGAGCGGATCACCGCGCTGACCAAGAACATCGCGTACGCGGTCGCCAGCCCCGACGTGCGGATCATCAGCCCGATTCCCGGCAAGTCCGCGGTCGGCATCGAGATTCCCAACACCGACCGCGAGATGGTCAACCTCGGTGACGTGCTGCGCCTCGCGGACGCGGCGGAGGACGACCATCCGATGCTGGTCGCGCTCGGCAAGGACGTCGAGGGCGGCTACGTGATGGCCAACCTGGCGAAGATGCCGCACGTCCTGGTCGCCGGAGCCACCGGTTCCGGCAAGTCGTCCTGCATCAACTGCCTGATCACCTCGGTCATGGTCCGGGCGACCCCCGAGGACGTGCGGATGGTCCTCGTGGACCCCAAGCGCGTCGAGCTGACCGCGTACGAGGGCATCCCGCACCTGATCACGCCGATCATCACCAACCCGAAGCGGGCCGCCGAGGCGCTGCAGTGGGTCGTGCGGGAGATGGACCTGCGCTACGACGACCTCGCGGCGTTCGGGTTCCGGCACATCGACGACTTCAACGAGGCCATCAGGAACGGCAAGGTCAAGCTGCCCGAGGGCAGTGAGCGGGAGCTGACCCCGTACCCGTACCTCCTGGTGATCGTCGACGAGCTCGCCGACCTGATGATGGTCGCGCCGCGCGACGTCGAGGACTCGATCGTGCGCATCACCCAGCTCGCGCGCGCGGCCGGCATCCATCTGGTGCTCGCCACGCAGCGGCCGTCCGTCGACGTTGTCACCGGTCTGATCAAGGCGAACGTGCCCTCCCGGCTGGCCTTCGCGACCTCGTCGCTCGCGGACTCGCGGGTCATCCTCGACCAGCCCGGTGCCGAGAAGCTGATCGGCAAGGGCGACGGACTCTTCCTGCCGATGGGGGCCAACAAGCCGACGCGTATGCAGGGCGCCTTCGTCACCGAGGGCGAGGTCGCGGCGATCGTGCAGCACTGCAAGGATCAGATGGCGCCCGTCTTCCGGGACGACGTCACCGTGGGCACCAAGCAGAAGAAGGAGATCGACGAGGACATCGGCGACGACCTCGACCTGCTGTGCGCGGCCGCCGAGCTGGTCGTCTCCACGCAGTTCGGGTCCACCTCGATGCTCCAGCGCAAGCTGCGCGTCGGCTTCGCCAAGGCGGGCCGTCTCATGGACCTCATGGAGTCGCGCGGGATCGTCGGGCCCAGCGAGGGGTCCAAGGCGCGTGACGTCCTGGTGAAGGCCGACGAGCTGGACGGGGTGTTGGCAGTGATGCGCGGGGAAGCAGAAGCGTAG